The stretch of DNA GCGGCACGAGCTCGTCCCGGGCCAGGCGTCACAGGATCTGCCCACCACCACGCACTTCGAGCAGATCGCGTGGTCCACGACGGTGGACGACGCGCGCGAACGCTGGGTGTGCGGCCCCGACCCGGACGACCATCTGGAGGAGATCCACAAGTACGTCGAGGCGGGGTTCGACGAGGTGCATGTCCTCCAGATCGGCCCCCGACAGGAAGATGCGATCGCCTTCTACGCGGAAGAGA from Actinomycetota bacterium encodes:
- a CDS encoding LLM class F420-dependent oxidoreductase; amino-acid sequence: RHELVPGQASQDLPTTTHFEQIAWSTTVDDARERWVCGPDPDDHLEEIHKYVEAGFDEVHVLQIGPRQEDAIAFYAEEILPVVT